In a genomic window of Methanotorris formicicus Mc-S-70:
- a CDS encoding molybdopterin-guanine dinucleotide biosynthesis protein MobB, whose protein sequence is MRVIGVIGPKNSGKTTLICELLKKLPFKTAVIKHTYKDVDVEKTDSYKLKQFSNTVVFSTNKGTAFYNDRLSLEEILSKIHEDFVIIEGFKDEVSKLNIPKIVMVKGDEGLELVDEHTIMVIKDYAYDVEDVLKLVLEKATVPSFNLNCGHCGYNCKSFVNAVVKGEAKWNDCVLSNGIKIVADGKIIPANPFVSKIIKNTVKAMIETLKGVDNPKNIEIKID, encoded by the coding sequence ATGAGAGTTATTGGAGTTATAGGTCCAAAAAATTCTGGAAAAACGACTCTTATATGCGAACTTTTAAAAAAACTCCCATTTAAAACAGCAGTTATAAAACACACATACAAAGATGTCGATGTTGAAAAAACTGATTCTTATAAATTAAAGCAGTTTTCAAATACTGTGGTTTTTTCCACGAACAAAGGAACTGCATTTTATAATGATAGACTGTCTCTTGAAGAAATTTTATCAAAAATACATGAAGATTTTGTTATCATTGAAGGGTTCAAAGATGAAGTTTCAAAATTAAATATTCCAAAAATCGTTATGGTTAAAGGTGATGAGGGTTTAGAACTTGTTGATGAACACACCATAATGGTTATAAAGGATTATGCCTATGATGTTGAAGATGTATTAAAACTCGTTTTGGAAAAGGCAACTGTGCCATCATTCAACTTGAATTGTGGACATTGCGGTTATAACTGCAAATCTTTTGTAAATGCTGTTGTTAAAGGAGAGGCAAAATGGAATGACTGTGTTTTGTCAAATGGCATAAAAATTGTTGCAGATGGGAAGATTATCCCCGCAAATCCATTTGTTTCAAAAATAATAAAAAACACTGTAAAAGCAATGATCGAAACCTTAAAAGGTGTTGACAACCCAAAAAACATTGAAATTAAAATTGATTGA